The following proteins come from a genomic window of Salinicoccus sp. RF5:
- a CDS encoding catalase produces the protein MDFENKNNMPGDARTGGGTHPREQGKNQPSDRLTTLFGAPVGDRENSMTAGPRGPMVMQDPYFLEQMGHFDREVIPERRMHAKGSGAYGTFTVTHDITKYTKAKIFSEVGKQTEMFARFSTVAGERGAADAERDIRGFALKFYTEEGNWDLVGNNTPVFFFRDPKLFASLNHVVKRDPRTNMHNAESNWDFWTLLPEALHQVTILMTDRGIPKGYRNMHGFGSHTYSMVNADNERVWVKFHFRTEQGIENLTAEEAEEVIAKDRESSQRDLYNAIEEGNFPKWKLYIQVMTEEQAKNHYHNPFDLTKVWYKDEFPLIPVGEFELNRNPENYFAEVEQAAFAPTNIVPGIGFSPDKMLQGRLFSYGDTQRYRLGANHHQIPVNSPKAASNVCPFSRDGAMRVDGNLGGHTNYYPNSYDHYKDDADAKQPALEMEGLVYEHNFRDDDDQYYEQPGKLFNLQSDEMKQRIFENTANEMQGVSDRVKHRHIRNCYKADPAYGRGVANAMGINIDDVDMEAND, from the coding sequence CAAGAACAATATGCCTGGGGACGCACGTACTGGCGGCGGCACACATCCGAGGGAACAAGGAAAGAACCAGCCGAGTGATCGTCTGACTACTCTGTTTGGTGCACCTGTAGGTGACCGCGAAAATTCAATGACTGCTGGACCGCGTGGACCTATGGTAATGCAGGATCCCTACTTCCTTGAACAAATGGGGCATTTCGACCGTGAAGTCATCCCTGAAAGACGTATGCACGCAAAAGGCTCAGGTGCCTACGGTACTTTTACTGTAACTCATGATATCACAAAATATACAAAGGCCAAAATCTTCAGCGAAGTTGGAAAGCAGACTGAAATGTTCGCACGTTTCTCTACTGTTGCCGGCGAACGTGGTGCAGCAGATGCTGAACGTGACATCCGTGGCTTCGCCCTTAAATTCTATACTGAAGAAGGTAACTGGGACCTTGTCGGCAACAACACGCCTGTATTCTTCTTCCGTGATCCTAAGCTCTTCGCAAGTTTGAACCACGTCGTAAAACGTGACCCGAGAACAAACATGCACAATGCTGAAAGCAACTGGGATTTCTGGACACTGCTTCCTGAAGCGTTGCACCAGGTGACGATCCTCATGACTGACCGCGGTATTCCAAAAGGCTACAGGAACATGCATGGTTTCGGTTCCCACACATACAGCATGGTCAATGCAGACAATGAGCGTGTATGGGTCAAATTCCACTTCAGAACCGAACAGGGCATCGAAAACCTGACAGCTGAAGAAGCTGAAGAAGTGATTGCGAAAGACCGCGAATCTTCCCAAAGGGATCTCTACAACGCAATTGAAGAAGGCAACTTCCCTAAATGGAAACTATACATCCAGGTAATGACTGAAGAGCAGGCGAAGAACCACTACCACAACCCATTCGACCTGACAAAAGTTTGGTACAAGGACGAGTTCCCACTGATTCCTGTTGGTGAATTTGAGCTCAACCGCAACCCTGAAAACTACTTCGCAGAAGTTGAACAGGCTGCGTTTGCTCCTACAAACATCGTTCCAGGTATCGGTTTCTCCCCTGATAAGATGCTTCAGGGCCGTCTGTTCTCCTATGGAGATACTCAGCGCTATCGTCTCGGTGCGAACCACCATCAGATTCCAGTCAACTCTCCAAAAGCGGCATCCAATGTATGTCCATTCAGCCGTGACGGCGCAATGAGGGTCGATGGCAACCTTGGTGGCCACACAAACTACTATCCAAACAGCTATGATCATTACAAGGATGATGCTGATGCTAAACAGCCGGCGCTTGAAATGGAAGGTCTTGTCTACGAGCACAATTTCCGTGACGATGACGACCAGTATTATGAGCAGCCAGGAAAGCTCTTCAATCTGCAGTCCGATGAAATGAAACAGCGCATCTTCGAAAATACAGCAAATGAAATGCAGGGTGTTTCCGATCGTGTGAAACATCGCCACATCCGAAACTGCTACAAAGCAGATCCTGCATACGGCAGAGGCGTTGCCAATGCAATGGGCATCAACATCGACGATGTCGATATGGAAGCAAACGACTAA